ACTTTCTTTAACTCCTCCCATTCTCTATCCAACATATACCTTATTTTCTTTATAGGGGGGATACGATGTCTATTCCGTGTTCCATTGCTATTAAAGAAATTGCTTGAAAATATATTGGTTTTATCTAAGATGCCCCCCTATGAATAAAAAAGACATAAAGAAATTTCAGGAGATCCTTATCAAGAGGAAGGCGGAAATAATCGCCAGTGCGGACACCACAAAGGAAGAGGGGATGGGTTTCGACCCCGATGATCTTCCGGATGAGGTGGATCTTGCCTCCACAGAGGCCGGCCAATCTCTCAACTTAAGGCTTCGCGATCGCGAAAGGGTGCTTTTAAAGAAGATAAACGAGGCGCTTAAAAAGATAGATGACGGCGCCTACGGTATTTGCGAAGAATGCGGAGAGGATATCAGCATAGAACGTCTCTTGGCGCGTCCTGTTGCCGACTATTGTGTTCGTTGCAAGGAAGAACAGGAAAAGCGCGAAAAGCTCTACGCGGAATAAGTTCGTAAGCACGTAAGCTGTAGCGAGCACGATCCGAACAGGCAGATACAAACACGTTTACATCCAATCTTACAACAGGCCTATACACTTGACTCAAGGGCGCCTC
The sequence above is a segment of the Deltaproteobacteria bacterium CG11_big_fil_rev_8_21_14_0_20_49_13 genome. Coding sequences within it:
- the dksA gene encoding RNA polymerase-binding protein DksA; translation: MNKKDIKKFQEILIKRKAEIIASADTTKEEGMGFDPDDLPDEVDLASTEAGQSLNLRLRDRERVLLKKINEALKKIDDGAYGICEECGEDISIERLLARPVADYCVRCKEEQEKREKLYAE